A single genomic interval of Methylocystis sp. IM3 harbors:
- a CDS encoding 5-(carboxyamino)imidazole ribonucleotide synthase: MLKPGATIGILGGGQLARMLALAGARLGLKSHVFSPVPDDPAFDVCAAHTKADFLDEGALAAFADSVDVVTYEFENVPARTAEVLEAHCPVRPNPKVLALTQDRLVEKQFVRGLGIATADFADVTDAGSLTAAVARLGRPSILKTRRFGYDGKGQTQIREGVDLAQAFAGLGGAACILEGFVPFSKEVSVVAARGLDGEFRAYDICENVHEHHILAQTTAPAAISETTARAAMDMARAIAEAADYVGVIAVEMFVVSEGSGERLVVNEIAPRVHNSGHWTLDGAVTSQFEQHMRAVAGMPLGAPMRHGRQVVMRNLIGAEADKWAEILAQDGACLHLYGKKDSRPGRKMGHVTRVVA; the protein is encoded by the coding sequence ATGCTCAAACCTGGCGCAACCATCGGCATTCTCGGCGGCGGACAGCTCGCGCGCATGCTGGCGCTCGCCGGCGCGCGGCTGGGGCTGAAATCGCATGTCTTCTCTCCCGTCCCCGACGATCCGGCCTTCGACGTTTGCGCCGCGCATACGAAAGCCGACTTTCTCGACGAAGGGGCGCTCGCCGCCTTCGCGGACTCTGTCGACGTCGTCACCTACGAATTCGAGAACGTCCCCGCGCGCACGGCGGAAGTGCTCGAGGCGCATTGCCCCGTCCGGCCCAATCCGAAGGTTTTGGCGCTCACGCAGGACCGGCTGGTCGAGAAGCAGTTCGTGCGCGGCCTCGGGATCGCGACGGCCGATTTCGCCGATGTGACGGACGCCGGGAGCCTCACGGCCGCCGTCGCCCGCCTCGGGCGTCCGTCGATCCTGAAGACACGCCGTTTCGGCTATGACGGCAAGGGCCAGACGCAGATACGCGAAGGCGTCGATCTCGCGCAGGCCTTCGCGGGGCTTGGCGGCGCGGCCTGCATTCTCGAAGGATTCGTGCCCTTCTCCAAGGAAGTCTCGGTCGTTGCCGCGCGCGGCCTCGACGGCGAATTCCGCGCCTATGACATCTGCGAGAACGTCCACGAGCATCATATTCTCGCGCAGACAACCGCGCCCGCGGCCATCAGCGAGACGACGGCGCGCGCCGCCATGGACATGGCCCGCGCCATCGCGGAAGCGGCGGACTATGTCGGCGTCATCGCCGTCGAGATGTTCGTCGTCTCGGAGGGGTCGGGCGAGCGGCTCGTCGTCAACGAAATTGCGCCGCGCGTTCACAATTCCGGCCACTGGACGCTCGACGGCGCCGTCACCTCGCAATTCGAGCAGCACATGCGCGCGGTCGCAGGCATGCCGCTCGGCGCGCCGATGCGCCACGGCCGGCAGGTCGTCATGCGCAACCTCATCGGCGCCGAGGCCGACAAATGGGCCGAGATTCTCGCGCAGGACGGCGCCTGCCTGCATCTCTACGGCAAGAAGGACTCGCGCCCCGGCCGCAAGATGGGCCATGTCACGCGGGTGGTCGCTTAG
- a CDS encoding recombinase family protein — translation MLIGYARTSTVEQVAGLEAQERDLRVAGADKLFAEQTSSVGARPQLEAAIDFAREGDTIVVTRLDRLARSVRHLLEIVERLNAKKVSLRILGMGIDTSTPTGRLMLQVVGAIGQFEREIMLERQREGIAKAKGEGRYKGRAPTARAKAADIRRLAAEGLTKQDIADQLGIGVASVYRVLSQERLKEGGWSRPSVTTTIDDF, via the coding sequence ATGCTGATCGGATACGCCCGAACCTCTACCGTGGAACAAGTCGCCGGGCTCGAAGCGCAGGAACGGGACCTTCGCGTCGCCGGGGCGGACAAGCTCTTCGCCGAGCAAACGAGCAGCGTCGGTGCTCGCCCGCAATTAGAGGCTGCAATCGACTTCGCCCGCGAGGGCGATACGATCGTCGTCACGCGCCTTGACCGGCTGGCGCGCAGCGTTCGGCACTTGCTCGAAATTGTCGAGCGGCTCAACGCGAAGAAAGTCTCGCTCCGCATTCTCGGCATGGGGATCGACACTTCGACCCCGACCGGGCGGCTCATGCTCCAAGTCGTCGGCGCTATCGGGCAGTTCGAGCGCGAGATTATGCTCGAACGCCAGCGCGAAGGAATTGCCAAGGCGAAGGGCGAGGGGCGTTACAAAGGCCGCGCCCCGACTGCCCGCGCCAAGGCCGCCGACATTCGCCGCCTCGCCGCCGAGGGCCTAACAAAGCAGGACATCGCCGATCAGCTCGGAATTGGGGTTGCGAGCGTCTACCGTGTGCTTAGCCAAGAACGCCTAAAGGAGGGAGGTTGGTCTCGGCCCTCCGTAACCACCACAATTGACGACTTTTAA
- a CDS encoding YdcH family protein, translating to MNDNPREADQDAIRAEMERLRLEHHDLEAAIDALITVGAPDQLQIQRLKKRKLALRDRIVFLEDQITPDIIA from the coding sequence ATGAATGACAATCCCAGGGAAGCCGATCAGGACGCCATCCGCGCCGAGATGGAGCGTCTGAGGCTGGAGCATCACGATCTCGAGGCCGCGATCGACGCGCTGATTACCGTCGGCGCGCCGGATCAGCTGCAAATCCAGCGGCTCAAGAAGCGCAAGCTGGCGCTGCGTGATCGCATCGTCTTCCTCGAGGACCAGATTACCCCCGACATCATCGCCTGA
- a CDS encoding protein adenylyltransferase SelO, translated as MPLTESYCPETLHESLGDPFFDRVEAAPFPQTILRYRNQRWAARVGLDGLTDAEWIAHFGRFEPLPGSLPQPLALRYHGHQFRVYNPELGDGRGFLFAQLRDRLDGRLLDLGTKGSGQTPWSRRGDGRLTLKGGVREILATEMLEALGVDTSKTFSLIETGEALIRGDEPSPTRSSVLVRLSHSHIRIGTFQRLAFHDDKPAIERLLEYVCRHYFPALAALPPADKARAFLDEVAARVARLGAGYMAAGFVHGVLNSDNINITGESFDYGPWRFAPTYDPHFTAAYFDEVGLYSFGRQPSALAWNLARLAECLLHLTGLEAAQEILDGFALAIQKAFRDALLRRLALTPAGEDADARLSKAFTDFLLASRAPFEQAFFDWRGGLASAARAKASPAADFYEAPEFGPVRDALAEHETAADARLDHPYFRRPAPCTMLIDEVEAIWSPIAEANDWSALERKLSEIADMREAYGFAST; from the coding sequence ATGCCGCTTACCGAAAGCTACTGCCCCGAAACCCTGCACGAGAGCCTGGGCGACCCCTTCTTCGACCGGGTCGAAGCCGCCCCCTTCCCCCAGACCATCCTGCGCTACCGGAACCAGCGCTGGGCGGCGCGCGTCGGTCTCGACGGATTGACCGACGCGGAATGGATCGCTCATTTTGGACGCTTCGAGCCGCTGCCGGGCAGCCTCCCGCAGCCGCTCGCCCTGCGCTACCACGGCCATCAGTTCCGCGTTTACAATCCAGAACTGGGCGACGGCCGGGGATTTCTCTTCGCTCAGCTGCGCGACAGGCTGGACGGACGGCTGCTCGATCTTGGCACCAAGGGTAGCGGCCAGACTCCCTGGTCGCGGCGCGGGGACGGGCGCCTCACGCTCAAAGGCGGCGTGCGGGAAATACTGGCGACGGAAATGCTGGAGGCGCTCGGGGTCGACACCTCCAAGACCTTCAGCCTGATCGAAACCGGCGAGGCGCTGATTCGCGGCGACGAGCCCTCTCCCACGCGCTCGAGCGTCCTCGTGCGGCTCTCGCATTCGCATATTCGCATCGGCACGTTCCAGCGCCTCGCCTTCCATGACGACAAGCCGGCGATCGAGCGGCTGCTGGAATATGTCTGCCGCCATTACTTCCCGGCGCTCGCTGCGCTCCCGCCAGCGGACAAGGCGCGCGCCTTCCTCGATGAAGTCGCGGCGCGCGTGGCTCGGCTCGGAGCCGGCTATATGGCGGCCGGCTTCGTCCACGGCGTGCTGAACTCCGACAACATCAACATCACCGGGGAGAGCTTCGACTATGGCCCCTGGCGCTTCGCCCCGACCTATGATCCGCACTTCACCGCAGCATATTTCGACGAGGTCGGGCTCTATTCCTTCGGCCGCCAGCCGAGCGCGCTGGCGTGGAATCTGGCGCGACTCGCGGAATGCCTGCTGCACCTTACCGGCCTGGAGGCCGCGCAGGAGATACTCGACGGCTTCGCTCTCGCGATACAAAAGGCGTTCCGCGACGCCCTGCTCCGCCGCCTGGCTTTGACCCCGGCCGGAGAGGACGCCGATGCGCGCCTCTCCAAGGCGTTCACGGATTTCCTTCTGGCGTCGCGCGCGCCTTTCGAGCAGGCGTTCTTCGACTGGCGCGGCGGGCTGGCCAGCGCCGCGCGCGCCAAGGCCAGCCCCGCGGCCGACTTTTATGAGGCGCCGGAATTCGGCCCGGTGCGTGACGCCCTCGCCGAGCACGAGACAGCGGCCGACGCGCGGCTGGATCACCCCTATTTCCGCCGCCCGGCGCCCTGCACCATGCTCATCGACGAGGTCGAAGCCATCTGGAGCCCGATCGCGGAGGCGAACGACTGGTCGGCGCTCGAGCGAAAGCTTTCGGAGATTGCAGACATGCGCGAAGCCTACGGCTTCGCCTCGACCTGA
- a CDS encoding site-specific integrase gives MATLRKRGSKWQVQVRREGHNLSKTFHLKEDALRWARERELSIDRGELISSGNAKVASGTIIPTLSDVLGRYQRDVLPAKRSAGPIEDFHLRAVLRHEIADTPLSEFTSVALARYRDDRLRVVSSGTVNRELGIVQHALKVAREEWGHSIAPTPIKKPSPGAPRQRRLNDDELAALRTALGKCRNPWVKPAFLFALATGMRRGEVLSLTWANVDIEAGIAFLPMTKNGHPRSVPLSPQALSVLLEFQRGEGDIIFPISANSLRLAWERVKRRAGVMDLRFHDLRHEAISRFFEQGLSVPEVGLISGHRDPRMLFRYTHLRSADVAKKLRLL, from the coding sequence ATGGCGACTTTGCGTAAACGCGGGTCAAAATGGCAGGTTCAGGTAAGGCGCGAAGGACACAACCTCTCCAAGACATTCCACCTAAAAGAGGATGCGCTCAGGTGGGCCAGAGAGCGGGAGTTAAGCATTGACCGGGGCGAACTGATAAGCTCAGGCAACGCTAAGGTGGCCTCAGGGACTATCATTCCTACCCTCAGTGATGTTCTTGGCCGCTACCAGCGGGACGTGTTGCCCGCCAAACGCTCGGCGGGGCCTATAGAAGACTTCCACCTAAGGGCCGTTCTGAGGCACGAAATCGCCGACACTCCGCTGTCAGAGTTTACCTCAGTCGCCTTGGCTCGCTACCGGGACGACCGGCTGCGGGTCGTATCGTCCGGGACCGTCAACCGTGAGCTTGGCATAGTTCAACACGCGTTGAAAGTTGCCCGCGAAGAATGGGGTCACTCCATCGCGCCCACACCGATAAAGAAGCCTTCTCCGGGAGCACCAAGACAGCGTAGGCTCAACGATGACGAGCTTGCCGCCTTGCGCACTGCCTTGGGCAAGTGTCGCAATCCGTGGGTAAAGCCCGCCTTTCTGTTTGCGCTCGCCACGGGGATGCGACGCGGCGAAGTCCTGTCGCTGACGTGGGCCAACGTAGACATTGAGGCGGGGATTGCGTTTCTTCCGATGACGAAGAACGGCCATCCTCGTTCCGTGCCTCTGTCTCCACAGGCTCTTTCTGTGCTGTTGGAATTCCAGCGAGGGGAAGGAGACATCATCTTCCCAATCTCAGCGAACAGCCTGAGGTTGGCTTGGGAACGCGTCAAGAGGAGGGCAGGGGTCATGGACCTTCGTTTCCACGACCTTAGGCATGAAGCCATCAGCCGCTTTTTCGAGCAGGGGCTGTCGGTCCCAGAGGTGGGCCTTATCAGCGGCCATCGCGACCCGAGGATGCTATTCCGCTACACTCATTTGCGATCAGCTGATGTTGCGAAGAAGTTGCGGCTGCTCTAA
- the purE gene encoding 5-(carboxyamino)imidazole ribonucleotide mutase, translated as MGSQSDWATMRHAVETLAALEVACAARIVSAHRTPDRLVAFATGAEAEGFDVIIAGAGGAAHLPGMTASMTNLPVLGVPIESAALKGMDSLLSIVQMPGGVPVGTLAIGKAGAINAAILAASILARSDKALAARLAAFRRKQTESVAETPRDEA; from the coding sequence ATGGGGTCGCAGTCCGACTGGGCGACCATGCGTCACGCCGTCGAAACGCTGGCTGCGCTCGAGGTCGCCTGCGCGGCGCGGATCGTCTCCGCCCATCGCACGCCGGACCGTCTCGTCGCCTTCGCCACGGGGGCCGAGGCCGAGGGCTTCGACGTGATCATCGCGGGCGCTGGCGGGGCGGCGCATCTGCCGGGCATGACGGCCTCAATGACCAATCTGCCCGTGCTCGGCGTGCCGATCGAATCGGCGGCCCTGAAAGGCATGGACTCGCTTTTGTCCATCGTGCAGATGCCGGGCGGCGTTCCCGTCGGCACGCTCGCCATCGGCAAGGCGGGGGCCATCAATGCGGCGATCCTGGCCGCGAGCATACTCGCGCGCTCGGACAAGGCGCTCGCGGCGCGGCTCGCCGCCTTCCGCCGGAAACAGACGGAGAGCGTGGCGGAGACGCCGCGCGACGAGGCGTAA
- a CDS encoding YdcH family protein, translating to MSLQGHIVELQRRHEALEKEIEKEQLHPNADDTKIIELKRKKLQIKDELAKLAISETRH from the coding sequence ATGTCCTTGCAGGGTCATATCGTCGAACTCCAACGCCGCCACGAGGCGCTCGAGAAGGAAATCGAAAAAGAGCAGCTCCATCCCAACGCCGACGACACAAAGATCATCGAGCTCAAGCGGAAAAAGCTGCAAATCAAGGACGAACTGGCCAAGTTGGCGATAAGCGAAACGCGCCATTAA
- a CDS encoding VapE domain-containing protein, which yields MDIRFSPRKSNMRATLDRGATAHLRPSFFQDRLAAVKGAPQEGGAVILRFVGREAWEFAKAVPPRPYTCDGVGAVGGEQAQEPRPDPAGQTAGVNGKPHPILPTEHPHSYTVLRAVLPAAALLTKEFTKDRQWISYGGKGNRPGAFLYSARTIDVVSLDALEAELRLLDKEPRCCFVAGAVAEGTDRSKMRRIKLEHKDKKTGEVHPPTLRDVPRRLLPLDVDSLDCPDGADPKDLNAAAAHIRAQLPSALRNAACIAQATSGHCIKPKLRFRMFFLMDRALTSTEIKAWLANVKAPVDLSIYQPQAVVYTAAPVFEDARHDPLPGGRIVRLDGAEFVTPPPVEWFEALAKPSKPRPDRETVICSDDWRKLQEALTFVPDADVYETWLKVGMALHWALENAEEPTDLGLELWDEWSQTADNYDPAALEAKWDSFDATRGGAHGPTTVGYILTTAREHGYKDTLDDQMIRERIEKLHRETESFDKLSPEYAALKDQAIELFSKSSDNYRGDPKERKFFWHQWNMDATTLRKRLEAYDRKNPKPKPKPDPEPGEGAGMVFGKNGPISNVYNAFYLLTHRPDMRGVFRFNEMTLEVEVARHIPGCDAYGEYPRTLEENDITQTMRWLQADAQGLSTISDSNTRKAIEDAARLDAYHPIRDWLQGLVWDDVARLDDWLFTYAGAKVSKDPEQAERDRAYIRKIGAWFLMQMCARVSEPGCQADYVLTVKGLQGFEKSKAGRALVGDKYFTDNLPKISNEAGALRKLGLHVKGRWLVELSERASVGELEDYRAFVTRRIDKYQRPFGRGEVDQPRQCCFFSTTNDNEPLRDVTGNRRDWVFESEGFDIPALLRDREQLFAEAYHRYRSGERYWPTREEQAGEFNVQQDANLLTEPWQEMLDACLSPFESVKGVCLPPESILDCLKDRLGKVVYGKQYGPFLRRLGWENEPFRIQSRGGTLKRYWRRADQRELWAYDDEGVEQVKPQFLVWKPRSAEAVGNFYLSDALPGGIDG from the coding sequence ATGGATATTAGGTTTTCCCCTCGAAAAAGCAACATGCGCGCGACCCTCGATAGAGGCGCTACAGCGCATTTGCGTCCCTCATTTTTTCAGGACCGTTTGGCAGCCGTGAAAGGCGCGCCCCAAGAGGGCGGCGCTGTCATTCTCCGGTTCGTTGGGCGGGAAGCGTGGGAGTTTGCGAAGGCGGTTCCGCCGCGACCTTACACATGCGACGGGGTCGGCGCGGTTGGCGGAGAGCAAGCACAAGAGCCGCGTCCCGACCCCGCCGGGCAAACCGCTGGCGTCAACGGCAAGCCGCATCCTATCCTTCCGACCGAACATCCACACTCTTACACAGTGCTGCGCGCGGTCCTTCCGGCGGCGGCGCTTCTAACCAAGGAATTCACCAAAGATCGCCAGTGGATCAGCTACGGCGGCAAGGGCAACAGGCCCGGCGCGTTCCTTTACTCCGCGCGGACCATCGACGTTGTCTCCCTCGACGCGCTCGAAGCTGAATTGCGCCTGCTCGACAAAGAGCCGCGATGCTGCTTCGTCGCTGGCGCTGTCGCCGAGGGAACCGACCGCAGCAAAATGCGGCGCATCAAACTAGAACACAAGGATAAGAAGACTGGCGAGGTTCATCCGCCAACGCTGCGCGACGTTCCCCGGCGTCTATTGCCGCTCGACGTGGACTCGCTTGATTGCCCCGATGGGGCCGATCCTAAGGATTTGAACGCGGCGGCGGCGCATATCCGTGCCCAATTGCCAAGCGCCCTGCGTAACGCCGCCTGCATCGCGCAGGCGACGAGCGGCCACTGCATCAAGCCAAAACTGCGCTTCCGCATGTTCTTCCTGATGGATCGCGCCTTAACCTCTACTGAGATAAAAGCGTGGCTGGCCAATGTGAAGGCTCCGGTCGATCTTTCGATCTATCAGCCACAGGCGGTCGTCTATACGGCTGCGCCGGTCTTTGAGGACGCGAGGCATGATCCGCTTCCGGGCGGGCGCATCGTCAGACTCGATGGTGCTGAGTTCGTCACGCCGCCGCCGGTCGAATGGTTCGAAGCTCTCGCAAAGCCGTCAAAGCCGCGTCCCGACCGTGAGACCGTCATTTGCTCTGACGATTGGCGCAAGCTCCAAGAGGCGCTGACGTTCGTTCCCGACGCCGACGTTTACGAAACATGGCTCAAAGTCGGTATGGCGCTGCATTGGGCGCTGGAGAACGCCGAAGAGCCGACCGACCTTGGATTGGAGCTTTGGGACGAATGGTCTCAGACCGCCGATAATTACGACCCCGCCGCTCTCGAAGCCAAATGGGATAGCTTCGACGCGACGCGTGGCGGCGCACATGGACCGACCACGGTTGGATATATCCTCACGACTGCGCGTGAGCATGGATACAAGGACACACTCGACGATCAGATGATCCGCGAGCGGATCGAGAAACTGCATCGTGAGACAGAGAGCTTCGACAAATTGAGCCCGGAATATGCGGCGCTCAAAGATCAAGCTATCGAGCTATTCTCGAAGTCGTCCGACAATTACCGTGGCGATCCGAAGGAGAGGAAATTCTTCTGGCATCAATGGAATATGGACGCCACGACGCTTAGAAAGCGTCTTGAAGCCTATGACAGGAAAAATCCTAAGCCCAAGCCAAAACCAGACCCAGAACCCGGCGAGGGCGCTGGCATGGTTTTCGGTAAAAATGGACCGATCAGCAACGTCTACAACGCTTTCTATCTTCTGACGCATCGGCCGGACATGCGCGGCGTCTTTCGCTTCAACGAAATGACGCTAGAGGTTGAAGTTGCTCGGCATATCCCCGGCTGCGACGCATACGGCGAGTATCCGCGCACGCTCGAAGAGAATGACATTACCCAGACAATGCGTTGGTTGCAGGCGGACGCGCAGGGCCTATCGACGATTTCTGACAGCAATACGCGCAAGGCGATTGAGGACGCCGCGCGCCTCGACGCTTATCATCCCATACGTGACTGGTTGCAGGGGCTCGTATGGGATGACGTCGCGCGCCTCGACGACTGGCTCTTCACTTACGCGGGCGCGAAGGTTTCCAAAGACCCTGAGCAAGCCGAGAGGGACCGCGCCTATATCCGCAAGATTGGGGCATGGTTCCTTATGCAAATGTGCGCCCGCGTTAGCGAGCCGGGTTGTCAGGCGGATTACGTGCTGACGGTCAAGGGTTTGCAAGGTTTTGAAAAGAGCAAGGCCGGGCGCGCCCTTGTGGGAGACAAATACTTCACTGATAATCTTCCCAAGATCAGCAATGAGGCTGGCGCGCTTCGTAAACTCGGACTCCATGTAAAGGGCCGCTGGCTTGTCGAATTGTCGGAACGCGCTTCGGTCGGGGAGTTAGAAGATTACCGCGCTTTCGTCACGCGCCGGATCGACAAATATCAGCGCCCATTCGGACGCGGCGAAGTCGATCAGCCGCGCCAATGCTGCTTTTTCTCCACGACCAATGACAACGAGCCTTTGCGCGACGTTACGGGCAATAGGCGCGATTGGGTCTTTGAGAGCGAGGGATTCGATATTCCGGCGCTGCTACGTGATCGCGAGCAGTTGTTCGCCGAAGCCTATCATCGCTACCGCAGCGGGGAACGCTACTGGCCGACGCGAGAGGAACAGGCAGGCGAGTTCAACGTGCAACAGGACGCCAACCTGCTGACGGAACCTTGGCAGGAAATGCTGGACGCGTGCCTCTCGCCGTTTGAATCGGTCAAGGGCGTCTGCCTGCCGCCGGAATCCATTCTTGATTGTCTAAAAGATCGGCTCGGAAAGGTCGTCTATGGGAAGCAATATGGCCCGTTTTTGAGACGACTTGGATGGGAGAACGAACCCTTCCGCATTCAATCCCGTGGCGGCACGCTCAAACGATATTGGCGGCGCGCTGATCAGCGGGAACTCTGGGCATATGACGATGAAGGCGTGGAACAAGTGAAGCCTCAGTTTCTCGTTTGGAAGCCGCGATCAGCGGAAGCTGTAGGGAATTTCTACCTTTCCGACGCTCTGCCGGGAGGTATTGATGGGTAG
- a CDS encoding cation:proton antiporter gives MTQAVATLAVAMIVAIAARRARLPYTVGLVVVGAIVTLSKPDFGPHLTHEFIFDLILPPLLFEAALSLSWRELLRDSVPLLTLAGLGTLISAAAVAWACVEVLHWSMPSALVFGALIAATDPVAIIAMFKDNGVKGRLRLLVESESLLNDGAAAVLFVMALAWAEGRDAGEGAGEIALTLGRIVFGGVAVGALTGGGAIVIAMGTAEHMIEAALTTIAAFGSFFLAEQFHVSGVLATVTAGLMMGNLGLLREDSRSYLSYKGREFVHGFWEFAAFLANSMVFLMIGVDVASTPFQNYGASLILPVIAIVLAARALTVYPLSALFLPTRWRISLGEQHVLWWGGLRGALGLALALSLPETLPQRDVIVVSTFAVVAFSIVVQGLTMPLLMRALGFMPAGDQSGKG, from the coding sequence TTGACCCAAGCCGTCGCCACGCTGGCGGTGGCGATGATCGTCGCCATCGCCGCGCGGCGCGCGAGGCTTCCCTATACGGTGGGCCTCGTCGTCGTCGGCGCCATCGTGACGCTGTCGAAGCCCGATTTCGGACCGCATCTCACGCATGAGTTCATTTTCGATCTCATCCTGCCGCCGCTGCTCTTCGAGGCGGCGCTGTCGCTATCCTGGCGGGAGTTGCTGCGCGACTCCGTTCCGCTGCTGACGCTTGCCGGCCTCGGCACGCTGATTTCGGCCGCCGCCGTGGCCTGGGCCTGCGTCGAGGTCCTGCATTGGTCCATGCCCTCGGCCCTTGTCTTCGGCGCGCTGATCGCTGCTACGGATCCCGTCGCCATCATCGCCATGTTCAAGGACAATGGCGTAAAGGGGCGTCTGCGGCTCCTCGTCGAGAGCGAGAGCCTGCTCAATGACGGCGCGGCGGCGGTGCTCTTCGTGATGGCGCTCGCCTGGGCCGAGGGCCGCGACGCCGGCGAGGGCGCCGGCGAGATCGCCCTCACGCTGGGACGCATCGTCTTCGGCGGCGTCGCCGTCGGCGCGCTCACCGGGGGCGGCGCGATCGTGATCGCCATGGGAACCGCCGAGCATATGATCGAGGCCGCGCTCACGACCATCGCCGCTTTCGGCTCGTTTTTCCTCGCCGAGCAGTTCCATGTCTCGGGCGTGCTCGCCACTGTGACGGCCGGACTGATGATGGGCAATCTCGGCCTGCTGCGGGAGGACAGCCGCAGCTATCTCTCCTACAAGGGTCGCGAATTCGTCCACGGCTTCTGGGAGTTCGCGGCCTTCCTCGCCAACTCCATGGTCTTCCTGATGATCGGGGTCGACGTCGCCTCGACCCCCTTCCAGAATTACGGCGCGTCGCTCATCCTCCCGGTGATCGCCATCGTGCTCGCCGCCCGCGCGCTCACCGTCTATCCTCTGAGCGCGCTGTTCCTGCCCACGCGCTGGCGGATCAGCCTCGGCGAGCAGCATGTGCTGTGGTGGGGCGGGCTGCGCGGCGCGCTCGGCCTGGCGCTGGCGCTGTCGTTGCCCGAGACGCTGCCCCAGCGCGACGTGATCGTTGTCTCGACCTTTGCGGTGGTGGCCTTCTCGATCGTCGTGCAGGGGCTGACCATGCCGCTGCTGATGCGCGCGTTGGGCTTCATGCCCGCCGGGGATCAGTCAGGTAAGGGGTAA
- the nhaR gene encoding transcriptional activator NhaR, with amino-acid sequence MDRLNYQHLFYFWNVAREGSVTRASEKLRLAQPTISGQLAVFEDAIGAQLLRKEGRRLMLTEKGRTVYHYADEIFALGRELTNTLKGRVGPMGLRLSVGVADALPKLIVYRLIEPALNHEQQTQVVCHEDKVERLLAELTLHGVDIVIADTPATTAVGGRVYNHLLGQCGVAVFAAPGLAGQFVENFPNSLEGAPLLFPTPATALRRSLDLWFEQKRISPAVRAEIEDSALLKTFAAAGAGLFVAPVAVAEAIERQYGVVNIGELEGVTESFYAITLRRKIDHPAVTTILQGARDWLASP; translated from the coding sequence ATGGACCGGCTGAACTACCAGCATCTCTTCTACTTCTGGAACGTGGCGCGCGAAGGCAGCGTGACGCGCGCCAGCGAGAAGCTGCGTCTCGCGCAACCGACGATCAGCGGCCAACTGGCGGTCTTCGAGGACGCGATCGGCGCGCAACTCTTGCGCAAGGAGGGCCGCAGGCTGATGCTCACCGAGAAAGGCCGGACTGTTTATCATTATGCTGATGAGATTTTCGCGCTTGGACGCGAACTCACCAATACGCTGAAGGGCCGCGTCGGCCCCATGGGCCTGCGCCTGAGCGTCGGCGTCGCGGATGCGCTGCCCAAACTCATCGTCTATCGTCTGATCGAGCCGGCGCTGAACCACGAGCAGCAGACGCAGGTGGTCTGCCACGAGGACAAGGTCGAGCGGCTCCTTGCCGAACTGACGCTGCACGGCGTCGATATCGTGATCGCGGATACGCCGGCGACGACAGCCGTTGGCGGCCGCGTCTATAACCACCTGCTCGGGCAATGTGGGGTCGCTGTCTTCGCCGCGCCGGGACTCGCGGGCCAGTTTGTGGAGAACTTCCCCAACTCGCTCGAGGGCGCGCCGCTCCTGTTTCCGACTCCGGCGACGGCGCTGCGCCGGTCGCTCGACCTATGGTTCGAGCAGAAGCGCATTTCTCCCGCGGTTCGCGCCGAAATCGAGGACAGCGCGCTGTTGAAGACATTCGCCGCCGCAGGCGCCGGGCTCTTCGTCGCGCCCGTCGCCGTCGCTGAGGCCATCGAGCGTCAATATGGCGTCGTGAATATCGGCGAACTGGAAGGGGTTACGGAAAGCTTCTACGCAATCACGCTTCGGCGGAAGATCGATCATCCCGCGGTCACCACAATACTCCAGGGTGCGCGCGACTGGCTGGCTTCGCCGTAA